Proteins encoded by one window of Phytohabitans houttuyneae:
- the tsaE gene encoding tRNA (adenosine(37)-N6)-threonylcarbamoyltransferase complex ATPase subunit type 1 TsaE has product MNLSTVSDTEAFGRRLGAILRAGDLILLTGPLGAGKTALVRGIGAGLGVRGDITSPTFVIARVHKPDPAKGGRVALVHADAYRLGSAVDPRAEIDDLDLDASVDDSVTVVEWGEGVVEQLSDAHLQVRIDRRDDDSREVRLEPHGGDWTARVEDL; this is encoded by the coding sequence GTGAACCTGTCCACTGTGTCCGACACGGAAGCGTTCGGCCGCCGCCTCGGCGCGATCCTGCGCGCCGGCGACCTGATCCTGCTGACCGGCCCGCTCGGTGCCGGCAAGACCGCGCTGGTCCGCGGCATCGGCGCAGGCCTGGGCGTACGCGGCGACATCACCTCGCCGACGTTCGTCATCGCCCGCGTGCACAAGCCAGACCCGGCGAAGGGTGGCCGCGTCGCTCTCGTGCACGCGGACGCGTACCGGCTAGGCTCGGCGGTCGACCCGCGGGCGGAGATCGACGACCTCGACCTGGACGCCTCGGTGGACGACTCGGTCACCGTGGTGGAGTGGGGCGAGGGCGTGGTGGAGCAGCTGTCCGACGCGCACCTCCAGGTCCGCATCGACCGCCGTGACGACGACTCCCGCGAGGTCCGACTCGAGCCCCACGGTGGGGACTGGACGGCACGCGTGGAGGACTTGTGA